The stretch of DNA AATTATTTGTGATGATACAATTTGCTTACTTGAAAgtctttagcatttgttttttgtttctgtttttataggATTACGCCATTAGAGGGCAGTATTGTAGAGGCTTAAATGTACCTTCTTAAACATACTGAATTGCAAGCTGTTTATAACCTATAATAATCAAGTGACCCTAAGGCCTTAGACTTCCAGTATATTAAACTTTAAACTCAGTTGGTACAttcttgcaaatattttaaattaatagaagaaaattatgTAACGGGTTAAGCTATTTCACACTCAGATCTTTTAATTTTGGTTTAGAGAAGGGAATTATTTGGTCAGTGTGGCTATAAGGTTGACATACAGACTTTACAGTATCTCAATTCCGCTGATGTAAGAAGGCTCAAAGGACTGACTCTTATAGAAATTGCACTTAACATCTAAAAACTTGCCTTAGGGACTTAAAGTGAAAATAGATCTGTATAGGAAGgattcacagagaaggcaatggcactccagtactcttgcctggaaaatcccatggacggagcctggaaggctgcagtccatggggtcgctgagggtcggacacgactgagcgacttcactttcacttttcacttttcagcattggagaaggaaagggcaacccactccagtgttcttgcctggagaatcccagggacgggggagcctggtgggctgccgtctatggggtcgcacagagtcagacacgactgaagtgacttagcagcagcaggaaggattCAACCTGTGGGGGTTTTTTTGCCCCTAGCTATACACGGAAGGAAATGCAGTTTTAAGGTTTATGGCAATGGGAACTTTTAAGATCTCATTTCATCTGGTAGATTGCTTTTGGCTTCAATTTACATATGCGTAGCAAAGACTATGTACTGCTTTTTGTTTCTACATATAATTGATAAATTCATAGAAAGGTAGAATCTCTCAAAAaggaaatatgatttttttccctctaaaattcactagctttaaaaaaagtattattacAACATAGTTATCTTTATAAATAAAACCACCCTTAAAGTCCTCCAATTACTGCTGCCTGTTACAACGAGATAATTGAAATCGAGATACTCCAGCTCCTGCGAGTCTTTAAGTGCTGGGACTGGGCATGcccagtagctcagatggttCTGGTTGCAAATAAGCAGCTTTCGCCGTTCAGCAGCCACGGGGACAGGCAGCTCCAGAGACGGGGTCTGACTCCCTTAAACGTAAGCACGTGCGGAGCCCTAATCGCATTTTCAGGACCCCTCGGCGTTTTCCGCCGGAGCACTGCTCGGTCTTTCCTTGATCTTGGAGGCCCCTGCGGCCCGCTTCTGGGCCCCTGAAGCCGCGGCCTGGGCCAGCCCACCCGAGGAGCCggtggggaggctgggggcggggtgggggtggggagggggcggggcagcgGGAGGAGGGCgggaaagggagaagggggcGGATCCAGCGGCGCGCTGGCCAATCGGCGCGGCTCTTTCCTGCATATATTTTGCACGGAGACTGGGAGCCCTAGACTAGAGCCTAGTGGAGCCCGGCTGCTGACCAGGGAACCTTCTCCGCACGGCAGTGGGATCTGCGTCTTCCCGGAATCACCAAACCCCAGAAGCCGGGCTTCTTGCAATTAGTGCTGCCGTTTCTGTTTCTCCCTGAGCTGCGTAAAGCTAGAAGATTTTTATCTAGCCCCAACAAAGCGGCTagtattccctctttttttttttttcctgcgaGGGTGTTTTTGGCTGCAATTGCATGAAATCCCAATGGTGTAGACCAGTGGCGATGGATCTAGGAGTTTACCAACTGAgacatttttcaatttctttcttgtCATCCTTGCTCGGGACCGAAAACGCCTCTGTGAGACTTGACAATAGGTAAATGTCGGCTGggatacttttttaaatttactcgTGAGATCCTTGTAATAATGCAGGTGAAAGATAGCCCGGCGAATTCCTTTGTCCATTGCTGAGAGGCTACGGTGACATGGATGTTGCTTTTTGAAATGTTCCGAATAGCCTTGTTTTTGCGGGTCTGGCCAGAGCACAGTGTTTTACCACATTATGTAATTTAGCCTTTGTAGCTCACTAAAATAGGGAAATGTCTGGATATTCGTTAGGAAGAGAGTGGCTGGTGTTTTCTGGAGGGTGATATATTACATAGCATTAAAGAATGTTCAGAAAATGATGTTAGTAACACCACAGAACTGAGGAATTCTTTTTGTCTGGGATAGGAAAAAAAGGtctcatttattgattttttttcccttctctttttcagCTCATCTGGTGCAAGTGTGGTAGCTATTGACAACAAAATCGAGCAAGCTATGGTATGTACTGTTTTAAAGATCGTTTGTACTAAATGTGGGCACGGTACAAAATGCAGGGTATCTTGGGATGAAAGGAGCGCATCCGTAGAAGATGATGACTGCTCTCCATACATTTAGAAATGCCGGCACTGTCTCCATTCTGCCAGCATGAAGCCACATACCAGGGCTgctaaggagagagaaagggacccTGCGGGCATTCGATGTTCTTTCCAGGACCGATTTCAAACAACCGTCAAGATTTTGGCGGAGGTGCCTGCCCCTCTTTTGCTGGGGAATTGCTGGGAACGCGCTGGCCCAGCGTGTCCTTCGGTCTCGGGCACATCGCTAGTGATGTGGCTTTCCTAGGGATCCTAAGGTTTACCGCGGAGCCGGGAGCGGGGAGGGCCCCAGAAGTGGGGGTCTCGGGAAGGAGCCTCCTACACAGGGCCAAACGGATCCCCAGTGGTGGAGGCTCCTGCACAATGAAGAAGAGCTGGAAAAAAGTTTCGCCGTCTCAGCCTGCGCCTGGATTTCTCCTATTTTTTATTTCCGCCTTGGCCGTTCTTTTGTTATTGGAGCAGCGCCTGTGGCTCTTCTCACGGGATTCTCTGCCCACTGTTGCTAGGCAAACTCCGAACCTTTAATTCGGAGCTATAAATAACTCGAGCGCCCATTGGCTGCGACGGCTACCCAGGTTTCTGTGATGTCAGCTTAATCACGAAaagggggggttgggggggggggaggaaaaTGCGGCAACACGCTCTGTAGGAACTGGCTGCAGCCGGTGCTGAGGGAGGCGGTCCAGCGGGCGGAGGGAGGGGCTTGGGGGCGGGGTCGTGGCTCCCGTTGCTCGGGCTGGACATCCCTGAGCCCGGCTTCTTTCTGCACCGAGCTGGAGCCCGGCTGCATTTTGCCATCTCGAATAGGAAACCTGAGCGTAGGCATTCCTGGCCAACGGCTGCAAGGAAAGCAAAACCTTGATCACTTATACGTTAAACTGAAGTATTGTACAGTTAGGGTGGTATTCCGTTTTTTTCCCCTGGAGCCTGTTAAATGAACCTCTAAAGGCAGGATATGTCAGTGGTCAGGGAGAGGCGTGCAAAATGTTTTAACAATTCACAGTCCGGGAAACAGTCAATAGAACGTTAAacctttctcccccaccccccttccttctctccctttcaggATCTGGTGAAAAGCCATTTGATGTATGCAGTTAGAGAGGAAGTGGAGGTCCTCAAGGAACAGATCAAGGAACTCATAGAGAAAAATTCCCAGCTGGAGCAGGAGAACAATCTGCTGAAGACACTGGCCAGTCCCGAGCAGCTTGCCCAGTTCCAGGCCCAGCTGCAGACTGGCTCGCCCCCTGCCACCACACAGCCACAGGGGACCACACAGCCCCCGGCCCAGCCAGCGTCCCAGGGCTCAGGACCAACCGCGTAGCCATCCGGGCCCCCGAAGAACTGGCTGCTGTGGTCTGAACTGAACAGACCCGAGAAGATGTACTAGGGGAGGGGTCCGCCCCCACCGTCACCCATTTCATTGCTCGCTGCAAAAGAGACGTGAGACTGACACatgccattttctcttttttccagtaTTAAACACTCATATGCTTTCGGCTTGAAGAAATTTCTTAGTTGGGTGAGTTAAAGGTTGATCAGAGAATTAGCATGGATATACTGGGACCTCATGCAGCTTGGCAGGACCGTGAGAAATGGTTTCATTCATTCTGAGGAGCTGTTGTGCCTTTCCATCTCCCCCCGCCcctgctgcccaccccccaccccctccaagaGTTCTTCCTGCTTGCGCAGTAGTGTACTCCATGGGGTTCCGAAGCAGAGGAGCTTGCCACTGGACTTTCCTCTCCTCCCCGGAGAGGAACTGGAAAGGGAAGTGAAGGTCAAGAGTGAAGCTTAGTCTCACCTAAAATGAGGGGAAAACATAGTTCATTGTACAAGCGACGACTGTCACCagactccattaaaaaaaaaattggactgtGCCTCTTTCCGAAACAGTGGATGACACAAAACTATTAGCGTGACTAAATGGTGACAGGTAGCTGGGACCTAAGCTCTCTTACCATGAAGGTTGTTTTGCTTattgtatatttgtgtatgtagTGTAACTATTTTGTACAATAGAGGACTGTAACTACTATTTAGGTTGTACAGATTGCAATTTAGATGTTTCATTGGCTGTCTGAAGAGGTGTGGATTGTCTTTTATATAGCAATCTTCGTGAAAAACCCATGAAGCAAAACACACCTCCCTAAAGAGATTTTAAGAATTTGGCACAGTTAGTCACTTTGTGTAATCTGCAATCTTCTAGCTGCTGAGTATCTTGAAGTCACTCCCTGTTCACTGAAATCCTTTGATTGAACTGGTTGAATACTTTGAAAAATGCGGAGTTCTAGCTAATGGATTTCCCAGTAGGGGTTTCTGCATATTACCTGTATAGTAGTTATCTGCATATGTTTCTGTGCATGTTCTCTACACAGTTGTAAGGTGTCACTGTATTTAACTGTTGCACTTGTCAACTTTCAATAAAGCATACAAAATGTTGATAAACAAGTGTTTCTATGTTACAGTGTTAATGTAATGGTAGTCATTTCCACAACTATTTACAGGCAAAGTTAAAACAATTTGGTGAAATTCTGAAGTGGGGTGAAAGGGTTGGGCAATGTAGTGATGCTCATGGTTTGATTGGAGAAGCATAAGGAATCTGACATTGCATTATTTCAGGCAGTAAGGGAAGAGACAAGGAGGCAAGAGCTTGGTCCTTCAGATTGTTGTGTGACCTGGACAAATGGCTTTCCCCATTCACAGCTGATGGGAGGGTGCTGAAAGAAATCTCTTGAGTGCCTCTGTGGCTTTAAAACTCGGGGAGTCCATGGAAGTCTTAATCTTCGGCTGAGGGGAATGAACCTTACTCCGTGTATAATCCCTACAAGCAGCTCTAGGATTAGAAGGTGGGGCTTAGAGACAGAATCTGATTTCCGCTTGAAGAACTCTGAGAATGGATGCCTTTCCTAGTGTGGATTGAGTTCCCAGCTCCTAGGGATGCCCAAACAAAAGATAGGATAATTCCAGTGGCTTCTTTTATACTGAGTTTGAGGAAGGACCAGATGAACAAGGGAATCCTCTCCCGCTTGTTTCCTTAAGGCTAAAATAAGTCAAAGTTCTAAACATGGAATC from Bubalus bubalis isolate 160015118507 breed Murrah chromosome 13, NDDB_SH_1, whole genome shotgun sequence encodes:
- the TSC22D1 gene encoding TSC22 domain family protein 1 isoform X11, which gives rise to MKSQWCRPVAMDLGVYQLRHFSISFLSSLLGTENASVRLDNSSSGASVVAIDNKIEQAMDLVKSHLMYAVREEVEVLKEQIKELIEKNSQLEQENNLLKTLASPEQLAQFQAQLQTGSPPATTQPQGTTQPPAQPASQGSGPTA
- the TSC22D1 gene encoding TSC22 domain family protein 1 isoform X12 — translated: MDLVKSHLMYAVREEVEVLKEQIKELIEKNSQLEQENNLLKTLASPEQLAQFQAQLQTGSPPATTQPQGTTQPPAQPASQGSGPTA